Within Xiphophorus hellerii strain 12219 chromosome 10, Xiphophorus_hellerii-4.1, whole genome shotgun sequence, the genomic segment gggcgtgtgtgtgtgtgtgtaaggggGGAGGGAGTGCATGTTGAGCTCTGCTTGCTTGGGAGACAGCTCTTTCATTTGTTGTTAAAGAAGTTCCACCGCCCGCACATACTTACCAGgaatgcacttttttttttgcctgcagATATTAACACTTAGCGTTAAATATGCATGGCCACCTCTTCGTGTTTATGTTTCTATCTTGGAGGCACGGCAGTGCGGGAAAGTTTGCGGTATCCAGCGCCATCAGACCCCTCCCCACCTCGACAGCCACTCTGCAGCTCCGGTTTGCTGCGACTTTTCGGATGTAAGAAAAGACGAACGCCCTCTACGTCCGCGGTGCCTCGCGTCAGCTGCTCCGTAGCGGGGTTGAGGGTACTGTCATGGATTCAGGAAGGTTTCCACAGACACACTCTCAATAGGAGGCTGGGTTAATCTGGGAGCAGTGTGAAAGTCGCAATTCCTCCACTTCCCGCTTAACCACACAGAGGCAAGGCGCATACGTAATGTCTCCCAACGCCGATGAGACGAGAAACACACGACGAATGGAACCACCAATGTGTTGTTGCCACTCCCCATCTCTTCCCCTGCACTTCTTGCAGCTCTCATCTCCTCCGATCTCTGCAGGGCGGCTGACAGGCCCGCTGAGGGCTCTTGTCGCCGGTTGGATTAAGCGCTGATAGCAAAAGAGGCTTAAAGGCAGCAGGAAGCAATGACTccaaaaaggaggaggaggttctAGTGTGAGGGGGGAGGGAGCGCCGCCCAATCAGAAGATGCTCCGAGGGGCCACCTGCACCCCGTGCGATCGGGAGGGAGAGGGTCAATCCCCTCGTGACATCCAGGTCAGGGTCAGGACTCTATCGGGTCAAAGAGGAGACCGAGACGCGCACACAAAGACCAGCAGACTAATCCCgccacaaataaaatgaaaactacaAGCCTTGTTGTCCTTCACCGTGTTATCTGCCCAGACTCACTCATCTGTAGTCCTGAGGAGACGCTGCCGCACAGCTGTTTCCACACTTTAACTAACCCAAAGAAACCCGTGGAATAACTGAGTAGGacatatttgtttgaaaattggACCCAGATATAGCATTCACTCTGAAATATGCTCGATAATGAGCCGTCCGATGGCACCGTCTTGCTCAGTTTGATGAGAAACGGGACACACAGTgcaatttcctctttttttttttttgctggtcCGAGACCCGGCTCACTTCCACTCTGCGGTGGCGGACTGGAGATGTGAGAGGAAGGCTGGTGATCCGAGCAGGGAGGACAAATTGCGGGCTTATATCTACCAGCCATCTGTCGGCTAGCACGACTAATCCAGCAGCATCGGATGGGGCTCCCATCCCTACCCCCACCAACAAAACATCAATCCTGACACTGACCTGTATTGCATCCATCTACAGCCTCTGCTTCTTTTGCACCAGTTGTTGCCTGGTTTGcattaactttttctttctttagcaACACTAAATCAGAGATTAACAGTGAGTGTATCATTCAGTATTGAGGATGGCTCAGTTTACAATGGATGGCTTTTCAACTCATCTGTTTATTTGTTGCAGAAATCAGCATTTAATGTTTGCTGAACGGCTTGAGCTTCATATTAGTGATTATTCTGGCTGGTCTGAAAGATTTTAGGAACAGACGGATAAcggaatgctaatgctaacaccaCAGTTTCACATAAAAGAGTTGCCTACAATTATTTATCGATAATTTGATTTGGAGTTACAGACTGAAGCAAAAACCTAAAGGAATACCTCCTGAATTGAGTAGAATGTTTCATCTTTTTGCTGAGTATAAAAGGCTGATGTTAGCTTGTTAAGCTGCAGGGTACAGCCAACATGCTGCTACTACTTTAGCCtcgcttagcttagcttagcaaCTGTAGCTTTCAAGCCCAAAGGAGAGCTAGAGCGATCTGTAGTAAGTCACTTTTTACACTCTTTGTGTCATCTCATTAGTGTCTTTAAACTGTAGGAAGAGTATGacataatgtttattttccagatttgtttGCAAAgcttttctaaaagaaaattgaccttgggaagctgaaatagcTTCTCAAGGTCAATAGTGTGTAGCTAGCCCACACACTATTGGCTTGTCAGTCCAGAAacgctgtttattttttcttatcttgGAGCTGGTTGGCTTTCAGCCCCAAAAAGTGGCGATAAACAAGAcagtagatgttagcttctgtggtagtgcCAAGACATTTTCCACTGTGTAAATAAACACATGTGGAACTGAAGATCATCGTTCTCACCTAGCGCTTACAGCTTGATGTAACTGACTGGGTCGGTGAACAGTCAGGTTCTCTGACTGGTTCTGAAGGCCGGTCGGTTCTGCTGAGCTGCGGTTTCCTGACGTGCTAGCGTAAATGGAGCGCACCTCGTCACAGATTAACCCTCTTATGGACTTAACTCTGTGATGGTTCCGTCTCTGTTAACCGCAGCTTTAAAGTACGAGGCCATTTGGGTCGCGGGTTCAACTTCACATATTGCTAGGTGTTTTGTAGTCGTGAGGATGAACGTTTCGTGGCGACCGCCGGGAAACGCTTTGAGACGGTTTGGCGGGAGGTCATGTAGAGAAAATGGAAACGGAACAGTCAGAAGCATCGTTTTTAGAAAAGAAGTCGCCCCGACTGCTGGTTTCATCCTGTTCtccctgtgtgtttctgttctgtaGGGATTCTTTCGGAGAAGCATCCAGAAGAACATGGTGTACACTTGTCACCGGGAGAAGAACTGCATCATCAACAAAGTCACCCGCAATCGCTGCCAGTACTGTCGGTTACAGAAGTGCCTGGAAGTTGGGATGTCCAAGGAGTGTAAGTAGGAACTCGCTGTTTCTGCAAATCCCTTCCTGCTGGGCCAGAGCAGCAGATCTCATCATGGCAGTTTTAATCCTGCAGTGTGTCACGGCTGCACAAAATGTTACATGTCCTCAGCTCACAGTATTGCGTAAGCAGTGTTCGGTGCTTGCACGCATCGGCTTTGACAGGGATTCAGGTGTGAATGCTGATGCTTCGTTTAGTGATTAGTATCTCTCACTTCAGGCAGATGATAAGCTGCACCAGAATAATGCTTCTGGTGCATAAATGGCTTTAGATTTCAGGATGAACAAAACAGACTTCCTATGCAGTCTGGGAAAACATCTGAACATATATGGCCGTTTATAAGAAGATTCTTAAGGGCCagggaaaaagtttttgttaagTCTTGTTCACTGGATCCATACACCCATCTgttcatccctccatccataCATTCATTTCATTACACTGGTGTTGCACGTAATTTTCAGTTCACATGTACTTACccttatcagtgtttattattcaatttacagaaatccaagtttgtaacatttaattaatacactctgttagaaaacattttttttctcctaaaaccatttttggatgagaaatatgaacagaaatgaactgatgatgtcacaaaaaatgtcatcaattttgtcatttttttgtaacccagtgacatccatccatccatccacgcacacactcccacacacacacacacagtttaaaCATGAGttagaaataaaactgtagACTAGTGTGAACTTCGAAGACCTAAAAAATGAAGGAGCCCCGACACTAATGATGCTTTGTTGAGGATGATGGACTGGACTGTGCGTGAGGAAAAGGGCAGCCATGTTCACTGAGTGGCAGTGACAGTGTTTGCATGTTCAGAGTCTGGCAGGCCCCTGTGATGAATTCGTTCTCACCTGCCGAGAGCCAAAGAGCAGGCGTCTGCTCCCATCATGGGGGATGCTCAGTGAACACACACCGCACACCGGCAGCCAGAAACAGTCATTGGCGGAGGAGTGACCGCTAGGAGTTCGGAGGCCGGTGCGGCGTTCAACCTGGTCACGTGACTCACCCACAGCCCCCGTGCAGCGGCGCACATCCGAACCCCATTTGTTGTAGCAAatacaataatcaataaaatccaaTCCAGAAAGTCTCTTCCTGCTTCCTCCACCTGTTCAGACGCATGCAGCCAGCCCGTGCTGCTCTCTGCGCCTCGCGTCTTTACACAACTATTTACCTCCTGGTTGGGCTGCAGGAAGCGCTCCCCGTGCAGCAGCACTGTGGCTTACAGTAAAACAAGTTATCCTCTGAGCTCCTTACCTTTGAATGGGGCCATTAATCATGCTTACAAGTATCACAGCAGCCTTCTCTACGCACAGCTGCACACTGCATTCAAGCAGTGCTGCCGAGTGGAGCTTTAGAGCCATCTAGTGGCGAAAAAGTGGTACTGCAGAAAATGGTTGCCTGAATGGACTCCTGGCTggggatttaaatgttttcactggTTTGCTGAattgattgttttgttgttgttgtttattattattctgcaaGCGGTTTGTGGTCTTTTTGTGCAGTGTGGGCAGATTGCTCATCCTCTGGTCAGAGAAAGTGACATTGGTCAGTGGAAGTTGCCAAAAAACCAGGAGGCCGGTGCTGAGGGAGAGGCAGGCCATCTGGGGCCCACCGGGGATTCTGACACCGGCTCGCGCTCCTCACAACGCCCACTCCTGCATAGTAACGACGCTCAGGCCGCAATTATGCATGCGCAAGGTGACAACACAAGAACGAGTGAACGCGAAGGCATCACCAAGACCAAAACCGCTCTCCTCCGCGCAGGAACTGGACCGGCGAAGGGCGTCTTGGTGACCTTGTGTCTGCTGGCAGACGGCTCCAGGCGACAGCGCCAGGCCTTCTGCCAGGTGGCAATGCCAAACAAGACAGAAGAGGGGGGTTGGGGTAAGGGTCCAGGGAGGCGCTCAGCAGCTTCAGAGAAAGTGCCTATAATCCTGCTGCCTGGTTAATATTAACGTGATGGCATGTGGTAAAGGAAGAGAGCTAATTATGACCTGAAAGGAAGGTTGATCCGTCATAGTTTGCATCCAGCCATGAAAAGAGGGAGTGAGACGTCCACCCATGTTTAGACTGCTCAGGAAACATCAGCTCATTTATCTTTGATCTCAGCCCAGAATGCAGTCTCACACCTAGAGGAACCTCGCGTCTCCAGGGGTTTATTAGCTGAAAGGCTGACGTTGCTTTTATCTCAGCCTTTAGTGGAAAAAGTAGGTGGGAAGTCCTACAGGGTTCATCCGCTATAAACTCAGCATTGCAGTGATTTCCCTCAAAAAAACCTGCTAAGGCCGGTGGTAGGGGGCGCTAGGCTATTCATCCAGCATCCCtacgtgtttttgagttaaaaaaggtttaaagtcCACAGGAAATTTGAAAGTATCACTAGGTAATTATGTGCTATTGGAAGACATTAACGATAGATTAACACCAACTACAGTCTTACAAAAAGGCAAACgaagcaaaaaataacaaaactacAATTAAAATAGACATAAGTTCTTTACACTTCAGTTGTTTCACCCTAATTAAAGTGTCCAAAATCTTTTAATCCTTTCTCACTTTATTTGCTGAAGTTGTTAGCATGTAGAGCagtaaagacaggaagtggttatGAATAAAGCAGACACCTGACCTCAGTCTCCCTATGTGTTCACACACTGACCATAGTACGCTGCCATTGTGCTTCCAACCGTTTCATCAAAGACACTCTTTAATATCGCTAGAAACCTTCTAGCATAATGTAAATCTGTATGAACCTTAGTCCTGTGAGCAGTCAGTATCATCAGGTGGTGTAACACCTGCCTGTCAGAGGGCAGCTGACATAAAgcaggtttttattattatgagtTTAAATTAAGGACGACATGTTGAGATAAACTCTATTTTAAACTGTTCTTTACAAAGTTCACAACATAATGGAGTTGCTATGTGCTCATCCCGGAGGAGTGGGTGCTTCAACTCAGTGACTCGATGCAGTCTGCTGGGCTTCCTTAAATGGAAATGTAATGTCCCGTTTGATAACTAGCATCAGTTGGAACGTATGTGTGTGACTGAATtgagattactttttttttgtaaagtgcctcaaGACCACATTTGCTGtggaataaactgaattgaattagcATCTTCTGTTAGCAACTACTGTGATTAGCATCACTGAAACATCACTCTGTGTGTATTATCTCaacaatgcattttaaaaaatgtttcaccgATTCTGAAAGTAGCTAACTTCCCTCAATAAGTGTGCACATTAAAGGGCGTTACTATGGAAACCTGGTAGTgatacatatacatacattaGTTTTTAGCATATCAGTATTGGCTCCGAATAAATAAAACTAGGCCAACATTAtctacagatttttattttttttcttgttgccaTGTGTTTTGTTAGGGGAGGGGCAGAAGGCTGgtcatgtggtatttgtttggtcatgtgaccgTGATGTCAGCATAGGATTATGAggagtttaactgaagcagagaagcaatgtCAGCTGTGTTGTTTTCACGCTGTTGAAAGTGTAGGAAAATGCATATAATAGTTTGAAGATCGACCcaaatttacatatttgtgcATCCCTGGTTTACCTGTACAGTTTGGATGAAATAAGTATTTGTTGCTTGAAATATAGATCCAAGAGAAGTgatcaggggaaaaaaagaaaagcagaagtcCAGCtgcacatttctgctgtttcctCCTGTAAATCTTTGTGTATTGGACACATCTCCCTCAGCTGTGTTCAAGTTCAGAGCAGTCTCTGTCCCCCAGTTACATCACCTCCCCTCGTTTGTCAAACTCCCAATATCACCCAGACGGCTACATTTTCCTCCAGGAAGGCTTTACACAACGACAGACAaagtaataaaagtaaaaataagatgAAGCCCCAAATGATAGAGAACAGCACCAAGTGAGGATAACATCAGCAGAGGAGGCCAGATGGGGGAGAGAGAGTGGAGGAGGAATATGAGAAgctgagggtgtgtgtgtgtgtgtgtggtgggggggTTCATCTCTCTGTGAGCTGCAGGATAAGGGGGAGAAGCATTGACATTTTTATCTTTCCATTGAATTTAATCTGCGTGATGGACGAGCTGCCAGCGCTTTAATTTTCCTCACACGAATTATCCCAGTCTGCCTACCTCTGTCTGTTtgtgctgcacacacacaccccgacgcACACAATACACACCAGTGCTGAAATCCAGCATGAGaatgactgactgactgatgtCTCTTCACTGTTTTCTTTGACACTCCAGCTCCTGTAAATCACATAAATGgaataaagacataaatataAACGATTTGGGATGAATGTTGCTCTATTAACATCCATATTGTCTTAATACGTTTTGAAAAGATGCATTTATTGAAGCTGACAACActcttacacacacaaacatgtacGTTTAGCAGGAAACCAAGACTCATTCATTTGCATGATCCCCGAGCCCAGGCCTCCTCAACACCCCCCAAGTTATTGGATGTGGCAATCCGCCATGACAGATCGCCAGTCGCGCCTAATAGTTCTTTAATGACTTCATTAAACTGTGTTGTGCGGCATATGATTGTGCTGCCAATTTGTCAGTGCGGGTAATGTCTGGGCACTGGGGATGCCCCACTTTTATTTGTGAATTAATTGGACATGGACTCTGCCGCTGCCCTCCGCCCCTTCCTCCCCCCTGGTGGCAAACACAAGACTGATTCCCAATCAGGCCCACAAGCAGGGCTGGCCCAGATCTGCTGAGCAGCTtaacacacatatacacaaacCTCCTCCAAAGCTGAGCGCAGTCTGACAGCCTGGACCCTTACTAAGATGTAATTATGTCATAAGCAGAAATGGAAACGGAGgatattttttgcctttttttaatgtgtggggggggggaagcaaCTTCCTTATAAGTGTCGATAAGCCCTGGGAAGGAACACATTAACATGATCGCAGCAGGGTCGTCGTCTCACGTTGTGGCAAGCGGTGCTTAGCGGCAACATAATTCAGGATCAGACTTCCAGCCCCCGCCTTCCTGCTTGCCTTAATGTTCTCCCAGGCAGGGAGGCCTGTCTGTGGGCTGATGAATGAGCTGCAGCACAGAGCTGTGCTTTCCCCTCTTTGGCCCCAGTCCACGGCCGACCCGCTATCAGAGACAGAGACTTCCCAACAGGCCTGGCGCGCCGACCCTCTGTGGTCAAGGTTCGGATCGAGACAAGGAAATTCTGATCTTGGGTCAGGAAGAGGAGACAATGCAGGTTTACCATGGGGAGATGGAGATAAGAGAGCTGATAAGAGGTGGTTGGTTTAAGGTAAAAGAGTGTTTATAAGGTTTCTCCTGATCAGGTTCCCTTGGTCACAGATACTGATCAGAGTTATTTAGGAAAAGGCCTTTGCCAATACCAAGACTAAATAGATAAGGAATACTGTAGATGTTGGCTTCTGTTGCAGTGCTAAAACGCTTTTCACTGTGTGTGTTAATCCacattaaggtatatttggtatttaaagtattaaaatgaGCCGCTAGAGGTGTCTTAGAGAGGCCTCGAGTATATGCAGATTGTAGCTTCTGGCGAACAGTGTGGACACTAACCCCATGAATACCTGGGGGTTTATCCAAAAGGTCACAAGGCACTATTGACCAGGAAAGGACACAAAGCCACAGTTCACATTTGCGGAGACAATTTTTGATAACGATGTTTTAACATAGTTTGATGAACTGTTATGCTAATGCTAGCCGGATAAAACACTAGTTTTGTGTTGTGACTATTTGTCTTGTGTGAAAATCTTGCGTAAAAAGTTAGTCTGCTTCTTCATGCTGTAGAGTATCTCCATCATTACAAAGGACGAAATGTTTGGGGGAAACCCCAGAATCTTTAGGTCAACAGAATAGTCTACCAAACCACTAGTAAAACTTCCCAAGTCTTGCTTTTAAGAAAAGGTCATTAATTCTAAAAATGAATTATATTGTACACTAATAACATATCAGGAGTTGAGTTGTGTCAACAGCGCTGTTACCAGCCATTTAAAACGGCCTTCATCGGGACATCCTTAACATCCACCATGTTTATCTCTAGAGAATAAAGCAAAGCGAGAGAATGACTGGGAAAGTGAGAACATGTTGTAAaccaagagagagagagacgagGAAAAGAAAAGGCTGGAGGCGCCCCCCTCACCctccacccccccacccccgtTATGGGCGCTACAGCCGAGCCTTTTAAAACCATTACAGGCAGGATATTTGTCATATTATGTTATTACATTAGCTGGGATCCCTAATGAAAGTTGTGGCAATTTGTCAGCCTTATGGATAGCTCCATCCCCCTCCACTATTTATCAACTTGCACCCCATCTCACCCAATCTACACATAcacttccccccccccacacacacacacccctacacacagcCTAATCAGAGCTGGCATGGATAGGCTGGGAGATATGGATCAGCCTTGTAATGGGATTCCAATGCTAAACACCCGCccagtgttttttgtcatttggggTGATCATGCTCTCAGCCAGATCGCCTAGAGGGAAACAACAGTGGATTATGTCgagctttttttcctccttcttcttaTTCCCTCTCCTCACACCATTAGCGCAGCCGTTCCTGGATGCAGCTGCCTCACAACATTTGTCTTTCAGCCTCTGATAACAAAAGGAGCCGTTTCTGCCGCCCCGCCGCACACAATATCACGTCTTTAAGGCTTTTGACTTCTGCTTTCTTTAGTTCCTGTCAGgagattttaatcatttctgaaTGGATTTAAAGATTTGTCTGATATTCAGGAATTCCCTTTGGaggaaaattattgttttttgtttttttttccaattgtgtttttatagataaatacagcgccttgcaaaagtCTTCCTACACCTTGGACTCTTTCCATtttgtcacaaccacaaacttgacTTCAATTTTATTGGGTCTGCATGTGAGAAACAATCAAAAAGTAACACACAAttgtgaagtaaaataaaagagaaaagatgtATGGATTTCaaatttgtttataaaataaagcCAAGGCATGCAcgggaataaaaacaaataaaaattttttaaaaacaaagcatttacTCAGATATCAGAGTTTTTAGAAGTCGCCTAATTGGTCCAGCAGAGTTGGTCAGAGCCTTGAGCCATGCAGTTCATACAGCATGTGGAGGAAGGTGATCGAAATTGAACAATCCTTTTCCCCAAAGAGAAAAGGATTGAGCTTTTTGGTTTGGAAGAATGGGAGGAAAACATTAGGCTGCTAATGCAGTGTTTTTCGAAGTGGGGGCCACCAGGAGGCGCTATTGAGACCTCAGAAAACTGgagggaagatgagaaaaaaaatgcagtcgattttttaattttatttcataaaatcttttttttttatcatcagtATAACATctaagataaaacaaataattaaaatgttatttgacCTGTtcagctttctgattggctaccagTCAAATTTATCAACTAGCTGTACTCAAGCTAGCATGGCTAGCTAAGGTAAAGCTATGaggcagcatttatgctaaatgatAAACCCTTCCATGCATAAATTATGATCCTTtatgtcaggatttttttttttttaaggtataAAACATGTggggaaaacattttgtgttgaaaacaaattctaagattttttttctctaggcgattatttgtaattttctccaaatacaaagttgttattttgaaaatatatcaGCAGTATTGTTCTTTAGGGGTTACTTGATGTCACTATATATTTGTCTACCTGTatgagtcgtctacagtaggaGGGGGGACTGGATATTTCTGACTCCCATAtaggatttaacaaaaatgttcttgcaGTGACTAGTCGGTAGTTGATGATGTGTTGTATGATGCactagtgtccacttcagtggtctgtgtccatttataacataaaaatccacaagaaacacaaggaaatggcttttagataccTGTCCACTGCAGTGACTGACCGCTTTGTGTTAAAAACATTCTAATAGTCGATGCCTCCTTGGTTTGTAGCGTTGTCTGACAGCAGGTCTCCGTCCAGAATCTAATGCTGCTTGGGGAAAGGTTCGTGCTTGCAGCTGTAAACGTGTCCTCCCATATGCGACTCGTTGTCATGTGACCCTTGTGTTTCCTTTGCTCTGGGCAGCGGTGAGGAACGACcggaacaagaagaagaaggatgAGAAGAAGCAGGAATGCACGGAGAGCTATGTGCTGAGTCCCGACACAGAGCAGATGATTGACAGGGTTCGCAAGGCGCACCAGGATACTTTCCCTTCGCTCTGCCAGCTGGGCAAATACACTACGGTCAGTGAGTGGAAGTATAGCCGTCTGTGTGTCTCACTTGtgttatttcagcttttttttcttaatgttgtGTAAGCCATTGTCTGACCTGCTAATGATCTTCACAGTCTAACAGCTCAGAAAGGCGCGTGTCTTTGGACATAGACCTGTGGGACAAGTTCAGCGAACTGTCTACCAAGTGCATCATAAAGACGGTGGAGTTCGCCAAGCAGCTGCCGGGCTTCACGACGCTCACCATCGCCGACCAGATCACTCTGCTCAAAGCCGCCTGTCTGGATATTCTGGTACAAATATCTACTCATCTTTCCGTCTCGGTTCAGAATTTCACATCagattttagttatttaaatgACTATCTCctcaaaacgttttttttttttcttttttctgttttccagataCTGCGCATCTGTACACGTTACACACCAGAGCAAGACACCATGACCTTCTCAGACGGCCTCACGCTAAACCGAACCCAGATGCACAACGCCGGCTTCGGTCCCCTCACTGACCTGGTGTTTGCCTTCGCCAACCAGCTCCTGCCTCTGGAGATGGACGACGCAGAAACGGGGCTTCTTAGCGCCATCTGCCTGCTGTGTGGAGGTAAAACCCTGTCAAAGCTAACATTAGATTTGACGCGTGTTTCTTTTAGCCCTCCAGCTCGTCAGCAACTTTCTTCAAAAACCTGATGTATGAAATTCTCTGCCTGCCTCTAGTGGAGTATTTACATAGTACAGCTGGCAAGAATCTGAGATCAATTTCTgtgtaaaaaatgcaaaatcaatAGAAAAATCATTTGTA encodes:
- the raraa gene encoding retinoic acid receptor alpha-A isoform X2; the protein is MAGKGNPVPGGHLNGFPMPPYSYFFPHMLGGMSPPALSGLPISGYSTPSPATIETQSTSSEEIVPSPPSPPPPPRVYKPCFVCQDKSSGYHYGVSACEGCKGFFRRSIQKNMVYTCHREKNCIINKVTRNRCQYCRLQKCLEVGMSKESVRNDRNKKKKDEKKQECTESYVLSPDTEQMIDRVRKAHQDTFPSLCQLGKYTTSNSSERRVSLDIDLWDKFSELSTKCIIKTVEFAKQLPGFTTLTIADQITLLKAACLDILILRICTRYTPEQDTMTFSDGLTLNRTQMHNAGFGPLTDLVFAFANQLLPLEMDDAETGLLSAICLLCGDRQDLEEADKVDILQEPLLEALKIYVRKRRPHKPHMFPKMLMKITDLRSISAKGAERVITLKMEIPGSMPPLIQEMLENSEGLESGAAGSRPSGAPPGSCSPSLSPSSAQSSPATQSP
- the raraa gene encoding retinoic acid receptor alpha-A isoform X1, which translates into the protein MMYESVDVVGLNPSPNPFLMMDYYNQSRGCLIPEKGLVPGAPHPYSTSIRNHHWNGSNHSIETQSTSSEEIVPSPPSPPPPPRVYKPCFVCQDKSSGYHYGVSACEGCKGFFRRSIQKNMVYTCHREKNCIINKVTRNRCQYCRLQKCLEVGMSKESVRNDRNKKKKDEKKQECTESYVLSPDTEQMIDRVRKAHQDTFPSLCQLGKYTTSNSSERRVSLDIDLWDKFSELSTKCIIKTVEFAKQLPGFTTLTIADQITLLKAACLDILILRICTRYTPEQDTMTFSDGLTLNRTQMHNAGFGPLTDLVFAFANQLLPLEMDDAETGLLSAICLLCGDRQDLEEADKVDILQEPLLEALKIYVRKRRPHKPHMFPKMLMKITDLRSISAKGAERVITLKMEIPGSMPPLIQEMLENSEGLESGAAGSRPSGAPPGSCSPSLSPSSAQSSPATQSP